One genomic window of Caldivirga maquilingensis IC-167 includes the following:
- a CDS encoding DUF711 family protein — MKIRAVTLFTDDLASLPNLLDRVNAGISVVSSKYGVSIVTKRVTLPFVNDANAAKEQLRVLKSTAARRGYVYSGLSLMTPLDSSTVVKLINEYDTYSMVWMPEYDDEVVDFYVNLLKLIASEEPLAARKVAILLGDLIETPYYPASVNVKGGTGLSIAILYASDLLEGGDLQRRLRDIVGKANEIGEELSELAGVEYRGIDASLSPWGQDSVVKVIEKVGGLRFGELGTMATIGLINRLITELPFSKTGFNEVMLPLGEDDELKERFNNGLVDLFKLISYTQVCVAGIDMVPVPINELGLIKNLLLDLTEVVRVKGRSLGVRLIPAKGTSIDLGEDFGKSPVVSLLTGKVLK; from the coding sequence ATGAAGATTAGGGCAGTGACCTTATTCACAGATGACTTAGCCTCATTACCTAACCTACTGGATAGGGTTAATGCGGGCATTAGCGTAGTCTCATCTAAGTATGGTGTAAGCATTGTTACTAAGAGGGTTACGTTACCATTCGTAAATGATGCTAATGCGGCCAAGGAGCAGCTTAGGGTACTTAAATCCACAGCCGCCAGGAGGGGTTACGTTTACTCAGGTTTAAGCCTAATGACTCCTCTAGATTCCTCCACCGTGGTTAAGTTGATTAATGAGTATGATACCTACTCCATGGTTTGGATGCCTGAGTATGATGATGAAGTAGTCGACTTCTACGTTAACCTACTTAAGTTAATCGCCTCCGAGGAACCATTAGCAGCTAGGAAGGTGGCTATACTCCTAGGTGACTTAATTGAAACCCCATACTACCCGGCATCTGTTAACGTTAAGGGTGGTACTGGGTTATCAATAGCAATACTATACGCCTCAGACCTACTGGAGGGTGGTGATTTGCAGAGGAGGTTAAGGGACATTGTGGGTAAGGCTAATGAAATAGGTGAGGAGTTGAGTGAATTAGCCGGCGTGGAGTACAGGGGTATTGATGCTTCACTATCACCCTGGGGTCAGGACTCTGTGGTTAAGGTGATTGAGAAGGTGGGTGGGTTAAGGTTTGGTGAATTAGGGACCATGGCGACCATTGGCCTCATTAATAGGTTGATAACGGAATTACCCTTCAGTAAGACAGGATTCAATGAGGTTATGTTACCGTTGGGGGAGGATGATGAGTTGAAGGAGAGGTTTAATAATGGTTTAGTTGACTTATTTAAACTAATATCATATACGCAGGTTTGCGTGGCGGGTATTGACATGGTTCCAGTACCAATTAATGAACTTGGGTTAATTAAGAACCTACTCCTTGACTTAACCGAGGTGGTTAGGGTTAAGGGTCGTTCACTGGGTGTTAGGCTTATTCCAGCTAAAGGGACTAGTATTGACTTAGGGGAGGACTTCGGTAAATCCCCGGTTGTCAGTCTGTTAACCGGTAAGGTTCTTAAATAA
- a CDS encoding MFS transporter: MDILSTGITPAPISIIMLIIGSVFVALSSRIRVKPILIITPLIAALGSLFLAVTPLDYSLTVVDVMMILVVTLIGIGGMMVTRITILMMSASERRLATITGTNTTMRLMGNTLGPVFASSILDMYKHGVLMIC, encoded by the coding sequence ATGGATATATTATCCACTGGCATTACCCCAGCCCCCATAAGCATAATAATGCTGATTATTGGGTCAGTCTTCGTGGCATTATCAAGTAGGATTAGGGTTAAGCCAATATTAATAATTACACCATTAATTGCAGCCCTTGGTTCACTGTTTCTTGCAGTAACACCGCTGGACTACTCATTAACTGTGGTTGACGTTATGATGATCCTAGTAGTCACGTTAATCGGTATTGGTGGAATGATGGTGACTAGGATAACTATACTCATGATGTCTGCATCCGAGAGGAGACTTGCCACCATAACTGGAACCAACACAACCATGAGACTAATGGGTAATACCCTCGGTCCAGTGTTTGCAAGTTCAATACTTGATATGTATAAGCATGGTGTATTAATGATATGTTAG
- a CDS encoding MFS transporter — MSHTANVLRRHLPILAFIFILTMYIEMAVLPLIYKIESEFNASASEASWILSAETLGGLVLVPVIGKLADEYGRKRVLMVFNKYTQCQSS, encoded by the coding sequence ATGAGCCATACTGCCAATGTTTTAAGGAGACACCTACCCATATTAGCCTTCATATTTATTTTAACAATGTACATTGAAATGGCTGTACTCCCCTTAATATACAAGATTGAAAGCGAATTCAATGCCTCAGCCTCAGAGGCTTCATGGATCTTATCCGCTGAAACCTTAGGTGGCTTAGTCCTAGTGCCTGTTATAGGTAAGTTAGCTGATGAGTACGGTAGGAAGAGGGTACTCATGGTTTTTAATAAATATACACAGTGCCAGTCCTCTTAA
- a CDS encoding peptidase M50 — MSLCLLEHRDMVISGLAVFAASFMLLSQYWLTNLSLLGPISLASILIALTAFMAHELMHRYVARRLGYIACFRLVKYGLVMLLVTALIGLAARSPFMMGAPGAVAIGPNILGKENSKYRALIALAGPGTNVIMAALFYALTLPTVNNAALLLVLRLTYILNSILALFNSLPIPPLDGYQVVKNREYGLWLTLMVSSILVSIPALGYLL, encoded by the coding sequence GTGAGCCTATGCCTACTTGAACATAGGGATATGGTGATTTCAGGCCTAGCAGTCTTCGCAGCATCATTCATGCTCCTCTCACAATACTGGCTAACTAACTTAAGCCTACTGGGACCCATTTCCCTAGCATCTATCCTAATTGCCTTAACCGCATTTATGGCTCATGAGTTAATGCACAGGTACGTGGCTAGGAGGCTTGGCTACATTGCCTGCTTCAGACTTGTTAAATACGGTTTAGTGATGCTTCTTGTAACAGCATTAATAGGGTTAGCCGCCAGGTCACCATTCATGATGGGTGCCCCAGGGGCCGTGGCTATTGGGCCTAACATACTGGGTAAGGAGAATAGTAAGTATAGGGCGCTCATAGCCTTAGCTGGGCCAGGGACTAATGTGATAATGGCTGCCTTATTCTACGCATTAACCCTACCCACCGTTAATAATGCTGCATTGCTACTGGTCCTGCGTTTAACATATATTCTCAACTCGATTCTAGCCCTATTCAACTCACTTCCAATACCACCCCTTGATGGCTACCAGGTGGTTAAGAATAGGGAGTACGGATTATGGTTAACGCTCATGGTATCATCAATACTGGTCTCTATCCCTGCATTAGGGTACTTACTTTAA